The Fontisubflavum oceani genomic interval GATTTCGCCGAAGCCAACCCGGATGTCGTGACCAGCTTCCTGACCGCGGTCGCGCAGGGTTGGTCGGACGCCATTGCCGACCCCGCCGCGGGGGCCGCCGCCGTTATCGCGCGCAACCCGGCCGGCGATGTGGAGTTGGAAACCCGGCGTCTGCAATTGGCCATCGACAGCAACGTGTTGACCGACACGGTTGTCGAAAACGGCATGGGCTATGTGGATCAAGACCGTCTGGCCCGCGCACTGGAGCAGATGACCTTGGTCTATGAGTTCCAGAATGCACCCGATGCGGCGCTCTATTTCACCGATGCATATCTGCCCGAGAGCGATGTGTTGATGGTTGCGCCAGAGTAATCGGCCAAACGCCCTATCCCATGCGGGCCGGATACCCCCGGCCCGCATTTCTGACGAAAGCCCCCAATGACATCTTCTTCCCAAATCGAGCTGCGTGAGGTGACCCACGCGTATCGTACCGCCGCTGGCCCGCTACCGGTTTTGGACCGGCTCACGCTGCAAATGCCGAAAGACAGCTTCACGGCTGTTGTGGGGCCCTCTGGCTGCGGGAAGTCGACGCTGACCCGTTTGGTCTCGGGCCTGATGCGGCCCAATGAGGGGGAAGTCTGGCTCGCCAATCAGAAAGTGACCTCGCCCCGGCCCACGGTTGGCATGGCCTTTCAGAACCCGGTTTTGCTGGAATGGCGCACGATTTTGCAGAATGTGATGCTGCCGCTGGAGATCATCAAAAGCAAAATGACCAAGGCCGAGGGGCTGGAGCGGGCTCGGCATCTACTTGAACTGGTCGGGCTGACGGGGTTTGAAGAAAAACGCCCCTCGGAGCTGTCCGGCGGGATGCGCCAACGGGCCTCGCTCTGCCGCTCGCTGATCCATCGACCCGAGGTCCTGATTTTGGATGAGCCTTTTGGCGCACTGGACGCGTTCACTCGCGAAGACCTCTGGTGCACGATGCATGATCTGCGGGAAGAGGAACCGTTCACCTGCCTGTTGATCACCCATGATCTGCGGGAAAGCGTGTTCCTCGCCGATCAAGTGGTCGTTCTCTCCGGTCGTCCGGCACATGCGCAATTTGTGTTGGATGTGGATATCGAGGGCAAGCGCACATTGGATGACCTCTACACACCCAAAGCGGTCGAAATGCTGGCCGTCTTGCGCCACCAAATTCAGGTTGCGCAAGGCCGCGCCAGTAGCCCGGATGAGCCCTTGGCCGAACACGCGCCCGCCGCATCGGCAAAAGAGGGGATCGTGCAATGAGCCGCGAAACCGTTCGCAAAATCGCCTCGCCGGTTCTGTTCATCGTCGCCGTTTTGGCGATCTGGGAATGGCTGGTTTGGGTCTATCAACTGCCCGATTTCCGCATGGCCTCCCCCTCGGATCTCTTGCCGAAATTCTGGCAGTTCCGCGATCTGTTCCTGGTGAAAAGCTGGGAAACGCTTTGGCGCACTGTCGCGGGCCTCGGCATCGCCGTGGTGTTCGGAACACTGGTCGGGATGATCATGGGCTTCTCGCGGGTCGCCCGCGAGGGTCTTTATCCGCTTTTGGTCGGTTTCAATGCGATCCCGAAAGCGACTGTTGTGCCAATTGTCGCACTGATCTTTGTCGGCCAGCACGATTTCAACACGATCCTGATTGCCTTCATGATCTCGTTCTTTCCAATCGCCGTGTCGGTTTCGATTGGACTGTCAACGCTGGAGCCGGAATATCGTGACATCCTGCGCTCGCTTGGCGCCTCGAATTTCACGATCTTCTGGAAGATTGCACTACCCAAAACGCTGCCGGAGTTCTTCGGGGCGCTCAAAGTCGCGGTCACGCTGGCCTTTATCGGCACCAACCTGATGGAAATTGTCTCGCCACACGGGCGCGGCCTGGGGGATCTCTTCGATAGCGGGCGGATCAACGCAGACTATCCGCTGATGTTTGCGGTGCTCTTCGCCTTGGCCGCGCTTGGGATTTTCCTCTTCTACATCGTGGTTTTCCTGGAACGCATCTTCGCCGGTTGGGCCGAACGCGCTCCAGGTTAAGGAGCCGGGAAACACATGTTTCCCGGCGCGTATTTCACGTCCGCGCAAGCACCCGAAGCCGGGCGTCGAACTCACCGCGATCCACGTAACAGCCTTGCAGATGCCGGAACCCAGTCGAGGGGTCGAATGCCTCCCGACCATGCAGGACTCGGCGATTGTCAAACACGACCATTTCCCCTGCTTGCAGTTTGAGCGTCACCTGGAATGCCGGGTCCCGCGTGCGCTGCATAAACGCCCGGTAGGCACGGTAGTAAGGCACCATCAAACCCGGCTCCATATCGAAGACACCGGCCAGATGGGCATTCCAGCGCAACTCAATCACCACACCAGACGGATCCAACGTGATCACCGGACGGTGGATCCGCAGATCGGTCTCTCCATCATGGAACCGGAATGGGATAGCGATGGTCGAGAGCAGATCGAATGCATCCGGATCGTTTTGTCGGAGGTCTTCGGCCATCGCATAGCCATCGGCGAAAAGCGATCCGCCGCCCTCGGCCTCATTGGCGATGCAATGGAGGAACTGATAGCCGGGCGGCACTTCCTGGTTCGGCAAATCGGTGTGGAGCGGCAGCGCCACCGCTGTATAGGCCAGATTGTTCGGGTCCGGCTTGTTCACCACCTCGAAATCGACACCGAAATTGGTGCGCCGCAAGAAGCCGATCCGCTCAGCCAGCGCGCGACCCGCACCGGATGCCGCTGCGACGCCTTCGACGATGCTGATCCCATATCGCCCGGTATCCCGCATCCACGCCGCGAGCACTTCATCAGATCCGGCAATCGCGTCGGCTTGATGCCGCGGGATGCCGTCAGCCCCAAGATCGCTCCGCCAAACAATCGGTGGTGCGGCAGCCGGGTCTTCCGGCGGTTGGCCGGGGCGGAAGGCTTGCAACCAGGTCAGGGGGAATCGGCTCTGATGCGCCTCGCTGCCCCAGATCAGGTTCAGATCCGGTCCGGCGAGCTCTGCCGTGGCCACCACGGGGCCTCCGGCATCTGGGTCAAATCTGCCATCCGTTCTTGCGTGTCCGGATGCAGGCCCGAGGGGCAATTGTCTCGCAGCCAGATATAGGGGTAGTCCGCTGTGCCGCCATCGGGCCAGCTCAGGCTCAGCGCATCCGCGCCAAGCGTTACGTTTACGTTTGTCATGTCTGTCTTTCCTTGATCGGTGTTGCAAAAATCCGGTCAGGAAACGGCAGGGGGCGGCCACCATTCTTGCGGTTTGCCATAGGGCACACCCGGCAACCGATTGGAACTCCAACAATTGGCGAGAAGCACCATCATAAGCGCGCCACTCCGAAGGTGTCGGATTGCGCGAGATCGGCCGTGGTTGACGCCGCGATCGGATCAACATCACCGATACCGGCCGCTCCGCGGCCCTGGCGCAATCGCCGGTCAACGACATTTCGACTGCGGCGCACATCTCTGAGGCGCATGGTTCGCTCCCTTCGCATTACGCCCAATCCTAACACCGGAACGCATAGGCGGCGCAATGGGTTGCGACTCTCGAACAAAAACCCTATCTGGAAGCGTTGAGAGGTTGGCGCGGGCAAGCACCTCGCCAACCTGGTCAGGTCCGGAAGGAAGCAGCCACAACGAGACCCGCTTGGGTCGCTGTCCAGCCTCTCACCAATATCGGGACACGCAACACGGGTGTCCGATGCGCCTCGGTCGCTCCTTGCGACCAAAGATCGAAAACACCGGACAGGAGGCCTCATGGAGAGTGTCACCCTCATCCGGGCCAGCGCCGCCTAATCAGGCAGCCCTCAAGCCCGGCGATCAAATCCGCAGAGCCCAACCCGGCCTCTGCCCGTTTTGACGTGTTTTCGGGACTTCAAACATTGACCCATTCTTCTCTCTCCGACCTCGGATGGTCGGCCCGTTTTCTGGCGCAACTGTCGCTGGAAGAAGCGGAAACTCTCCCCGTCGCTCGTATCACCACGGTGGCACGAGACCGTCTTTCGGCACTGACGCCGGAAGGCTCTCTGACTCTAACTCTGCCACCCGGATCGAGCAGCGGCGCCTTCGCCACGGGCGACTGGGTGGTGATCGACCCCACGATCAACCGTGTGGTTCGACGTCTCAGCCCCACGACGGAGCTGAGCCGGCGCGCTGCGGGCACCGGCGCGGACCGGCAGTTGATTGCCGCCAATGTCGACACGCTTGGGATCGTCACCTCCTGCAATGCCGATTTCAACCTGCCCCGGTTGGAGCGGTATCTGGCATTGGCGGCAACAGCGAGTGCGCTCCCGTTGGTGATCCTGACCAAGGCCGATCTGACGGACGATCCTGAGAGCTATCGCAGGCAAGCCGAACGGCTCTCTCCCATGGTGACCGCCATCGCACTGGACGCCACTGACGAAACGGAGACAGCTGAGGCGCTGGCGCCCTGGTGCCGTGCGGGGCAAACCCTGGCGCTTCTCGGCTCATCCGGCGTTGGCAAATCAACCATCGCCAACGCGCTGACCGGTGGCACCATCGCCACGCAAGGCATCCGCGAAGATGATGCAAAGGGTCGCCACACGACGACCGCGCGCGGCTTGGCGCAAACCAAGCTTGGCGGCTGGCTGATCGACACGCCCGGGATGCGGGCCCTGCGTCTGACAGATGCGAGCGAGGGGATTGAGGCCGTCTTCTCCGATCTCGCCGCGCTGGCGGCAGACTGCCGGTTCTCCGATTGCAAGCATGAGACCGAACCGGGATGTGCGGTGCAGGCCGCCATTGCCAGCGGAGAGATCGACCCCGCCAGGCTCACCCGTTGGCGCAAGCTGGAACGCGAAGATGCGCGTAACAGCGCCACGCTCAGCGAAGCCCGAGCGCGCGACAAAGCGTTTGGCAAGATGGTCCGCAGCATCGCGAAAGACAAACGCGGGCGCATGCGGCGGTGAGGCAAGCCTTGCCCCCGGTCCCACGGCCGGGGGCAGGGTTACACGCCTGGTGTCGCCGCCAAAACCGTTTCCCAAACCGCCCGGTTCTGACGCCGGAAAAACCCGATATGGCCGATTTTGCCGAGCCCGTGCTCGGCGGCGCGGACCATAACTTGTCGTTTTGGCGCTTGGGCATAGTAGGGCATCAACCGCCACACGGCCTGCGGCGGGACCAACTGATCATCATCCATTGCGACAAAGGTCACCGGCGCCGTGACGGCGTTGAAATCGGGCATCGGCAGCGCCCGACCGAAATCGCTGGCCGTAAAACCACGCGTGGTGCACCAGCGCCGCCATTGCCAATAGACCCCGGCAGGCAGGTTTGCGCCCAGACCCATCGCTTGGCCCGGCAAGTAGCCCAAGACCGTGGTCAAGACCGGACCATAGAGAAACCAGAATACCCGGGCGAGCGCCTGATAAGGCCAGGGATGATCGCTTGTATGCACTGGACCGCTCGCCACCGTGATCACGCGTGCAATCTGTTCCGGTTCAGGCTGAAACGGCAGCATGAACCCGCCAAGCGAATGGCCAACCACCCAGATCGGTACATCCGGCAGCATCCGCGCGGCAGCCTGCCGGGCGACATATTGGTCATGGACCCCCCAATCCGCCATCGTCGCTTTGGAGGCGCGCGCCGACCCACGGGCAGAAGCGCCAAAGTCGCGGTAGTCATAGGTCAGGCAGGCGATGTCTTTCTCCCGTGCCAACCAATCCGCGAAATGCCGATAATAGCCATGCGGCACGCCGGTGGCCCCATGGAGCACCACAACGGCTTTCGGCGGGCGGGCGGTATGATGAAGCGTGCCGGACAGTTTGGCGGTGCCGGACCGGAAGGTGACCGGGGTTGGCACAGCTTCTCCGGCGGGGACGGGGCGAATGTCGATGGTCATCTGCGTGGGTCCTTTGACGGATTA includes:
- a CDS encoding ABC transporter ATP-binding protein, which encodes MTSSSQIELREVTHAYRTAAGPLPVLDRLTLQMPKDSFTAVVGPSGCGKSTLTRLVSGLMRPNEGEVWLANQKVTSPRPTVGMAFQNPVLLEWRTILQNVMLPLEIIKSKMTKAEGLERARHLLELVGLTGFEEKRPSELSGGMRQRASLCRSLIHRPEVLILDEPFGALDAFTREDLWCTMHDLREEEPFTCLLITHDLRESVFLADQVVVLSGRPAHAQFVLDVDIEGKRTLDDLYTPKAVEMLAVLRHQIQVAQGRASSPDEPLAEHAPAASAKEGIVQ
- a CDS encoding ABC transporter permease produces the protein MSRETVRKIASPVLFIVAVLAIWEWLVWVYQLPDFRMASPSDLLPKFWQFRDLFLVKSWETLWRTVAGLGIAVVFGTLVGMIMGFSRVAREGLYPLLVGFNAIPKATVVPIVALIFVGQHDFNTILIAFMISFFPIAVSVSIGLSTLEPEYRDILRSLGASNFTIFWKIALPKTLPEFFGALKVAVTLAFIGTNLMEIVSPHGRGLGDLFDSGRINADYPLMFAVLFALAALGIFLFYIVVFLERIFAGWAERAPG
- a CDS encoding TauD/TfdA family dioxygenase, translated to MATAELAGPDLNLIWGSEAHQSRFPLTWLQAFRPGQPPEDPAAAPPIVWRSDLGADGIPRHQADAIAGSDEVLAAWMRDTGRYGISIVEGVAAASGAGRALAERIGFLRRTNFGVDFEVVNKPDPNNLAYTAVALPLHTDLPNQEVPPGYQFLHCIANEAEGGGSLFADGYAMAEDLRQNDPDAFDLLSTIAIPFRFHDGETDLRIHRPVITLDPSGVVIELRWNAHLAGVFDMEPGLMVPYYRAYRAFMQRTRDPAFQVTLKLQAGEMVVFDNRRVLHGREAFDPSTGFRHLQGCYVDRGEFDARLRVLART
- a CDS encoding gamma-butyrobetaine hydroxylase-like domain-containing protein, with the translated sequence MTNVNVTLGADALSLSWPDGGTADYPYIWLRDNCPSGLHPDTQERMADLTQMPEAPWWPRQSSPDRI
- the rsgA gene encoding ribosome small subunit-dependent GTPase A — its product is MTHSSLSDLGWSARFLAQLSLEEAETLPVARITTVARDRLSALTPEGSLTLTLPPGSSSGAFATGDWVVIDPTINRVVRRLSPTTELSRRAAGTGADRQLIAANVDTLGIVTSCNADFNLPRLERYLALAATASALPLVILTKADLTDDPESYRRQAERLSPMVTAIALDATDETETAEALAPWCRAGQTLALLGSSGVGKSTIANALTGGTIATQGIREDDAKGRHTTTARGLAQTKLGGWLIDTPGMRALRLTDASEGIEAVFSDLAALAADCRFSDCKHETEPGCAVQAAIASGEIDPARLTRWRKLEREDARNSATLSEARARDKAFGKMVRSIAKDKRGRMRR
- a CDS encoding alpha/beta hydrolase family protein; this translates as MTIDIRPVPAGEAVPTPVTFRSGTAKLSGTLHHTARPPKAVVVLHGATGVPHGYYRHFADWLAREKDIACLTYDYRDFGASARGSARASKATMADWGVHDQYVARQAAARMLPDVPIWVVGHSLGGFMLPFQPEPEQIARVITVASGPVHTSDHPWPYQALARVFWFLYGPVLTTVLGYLPGQAMGLGANLPAGVYWQWRRWCTTRGFTASDFGRALPMPDFNAVTAPVTFVAMDDDQLVPPQAVWRLMPYYAQAPKRQVMVRAAEHGLGKIGHIGFFRRQNRAVWETVLAATPGV